The genomic window gtttcttggcaaaaaaaaagaacgagTAGATGGGCGTTatggaccactgccacgcccacaaaacgccattatgCGAAagcttataaagtgccatagctaagcactaaattacgatgtagaactgtaatttggcgcAGGGGATCGCAGTAATAAGAGGTACCTGTgggataataatttattaaaaataggtTTAATGCACATTTCTTCCAAACCCCTTAAGCTACAATACCGAATTTGATCAGGACAAATCCCTTATGCACTCCGACACTGAGAAAAGTAGATAACTCCgtccactctccatataacggtaccgttaaaaagtactaaaactgcgataaatcaaaaactaaacGCGGCAGTCATACTATTTTACTCCTGAGATAGCATTAGAGGGTTTTATAGGGGCCGGGGTAAAAATTTGACAATGGGCGTGGTACAACCCACTTTTAAGCAAAATCACATATcacaaatatcggtcaatgtgtgagctatataatttaaattcaatcctttcctgacaaagGTATATCTGTGTGTGAAAATTGATTtgcgaacttccgggtgactttatacggcatatgtatgtaggtacatatatcGACGAAATGTGAGTTATCTCTGTTTGACGCTTTGCACGTTTTGCACcgaaacttagcccttccttacttgttagtaaGACAAATGCTCTTGTATACTAAGtgtttatataatattgtatatacatatatacaccttGTATCTAATTCTGTTAgctctcatacatacatatattattatacaaaaaacacTCGTGTCCTCTGtcattttctttttcaagaATGTTTTGTTGGGTGAGGCACACATTTTTGggaatcttttgaaaaaaataaaaaataaaaaacaaaacaaatgaaacaaaaattggtGCCAAGTTTTGCGAAAAATGTATGTGGTTGAAGTTATCGCCAAACCATTGAAAATTGGCACATTCGGGTATATAGTACTGATAAGAAAGAGGATTTAAAAGGTAACGTATATCAAAAAAGGCATAACTCAATTTTCAGACCAACGACGCCGCAAAATAAGGGCTGAACTTCtacctaattttattttactgaataATAGTTATCCGATGAGTTTTACTTAGCTCTTATTCAATAAGTTGAAGATTAAGCACTTTTCTATTGAAATTAATAGCGTGAGGTAAAAGAAAAAGCTCCtcacagtttaaaattttatataaaacagtttatttattccgtttctaatttttattaatacttttcCTAAATAAATGCTGTAATGTTCAACTACATCCACTACTAGTAGATTCTACTAGTTATAGATTTTTGATACTTCACAATAGCTCAGCACAGAGTTGAAAACCGTTATAAcacaaaaacagttttttacTGGATTGAGCtgatatcgaaaaaaaatttccaaacttAAAGCTCATTTGTATAATTTCAATTCATATGGTAGTTTTTCGAGTCCAAAAGCAGATTACTATTTTATAATGAACTACTAATGAATCTAAAAAATAACCGCGACATTCGAGAAAAGTACCTTTTGTAAAGAAATCATGAATATTATGTTTGTAATATTCAGAGCCCGTCCTTGAATTACATTTTACGGAAGTGTGGATAAAGCTTCAACCCTCCAAAGACGATAtgtaacttgatttcttaagtCAGTTTTTAAACAATCTCTGACGAATTAACatacagttttattaaaatgtcaaacaaCACATCTATCGCCTGATGTTACTTTATAAACGTTGGTTTGCAGATCGGATCGTATAAAACAAGTACCCTTATACTAAGTGTTTTCGCGTATATTCGGCAAGTTAATactataacatatgtacattacgaGAGAATATCGGTAACCTATCGCAAGGAACTAATTAGCAATGGCCATTTTGTGTATAATATCTATTACTATCCAACCTTCTTATGATACGCAGAAAGGCTCTGATCTTAAACAGTTCTATTATCTATGCCCTATTCTCTATTTCTATTCTCTCTTTaaacactatttttttattttcgcacTTTTTATAAACTAATATTTAAACCGATCTTTcaattttggcaaaaatatCATTCTTACTTTTTCGAACAGGTTGCATTATGCATACTGCACACTTTTCACATGGTCCGCgaatgcttaaaattttttatatttttaaataatcgtTGGTCGCGGGGCGGAAACTGTACGATGAAGTCAATAATTTGTTACTGATTCGAAACCCCTTTAGCACGAACGCTACTATTAAAGAGGCCGCCAGTCAAGGAATCCCCGATATAGAGGATAACGGAATGCACAgacatatttatgataattgtGTTAAAACTATTCATACTGtaatttatatactatacaaactTAACCTTAGGAAAACATTTCCCctaaatttcattcattttattcACATATATTAAACGTTATACATTAGGGTGcatcaaaaaaattgaatttttaaagtttgaaaatccacctttatgaatatgtgatggctatttttgagaaacgaaaattagttggtgaaattttagtttgaatgaaaaaacgaaaattcctatgttaaatgtatgggaacctaaaaaacaaatagcgaccccttagagttaagctacagcgcccgGCTTGAggaaggattttttgtttgtcaatcactaacatttgagagGGTAGGagtggaaaaaaaaatcaaaaattttttttgaagcaccctattatacatatatagtacaagtAACCATAGAGAAGAATTTCATTACATATGTTATAAGGAACGCGAGGACCGACATCATTCCCCTTTAACAAAAAACGAGGTCCTTCTGGCCTAGAGTGGAGCGTAAGTGttctactgaactacttgctctGAGCAgagttcatcttgccgcaattgTAGTTCTTACTGGACACTGTCGAATAGGCGTTCATGCAGTAAGGCTTAAAATCTTGTCGGAAactagttgtcaaagttgtatggaggagGATGAAGTGGATCCACGAACTATCTTCTTAAATGTCTAGCCTTTAcaagactgaggttgaaacatctcagCGAGCCAAAAGAAATAACCGAAACTAATATTAGCCGTCTCATCAAATTTGTGACAGGCTGAAAGCGCTTTGTAGATCTGTAAGGGTCTTATGATTTAGACCTAACCTAATCTATCACTTGCACAGACAGGCCGAATATATAGTATGACGAACTTTAGTCATGACAGTTTGTGGAATGAATATGAATTTAACATACTGGTGGTATGTAATTTTCTATTTCACGAAAGAAAGGCAAGAAAGATGAAAACTTATGTTCTTcaatagatatgtacatacgtcCCAGTTCGAATGAAAAATCTATAAATGATGCATTTATagtttataatgaaaaaaatatctatcAAAAGATTAAAAACCTGAAGAATTAATAATTCGAATCTTATAAAAATGCATGTTGTTGCATTCttcgtttgtttgttttgctcagttttcttccattaataatatattttctgtCAAAGGCGAACCAAAGAGAACAACGTAACGAAATTGTCGTAATCCCAATTCctataatatattcatattgtataatacatatcgtcacctgaaatgcaaaataacgtatcatcaaaaaattcaaaattcagtgtcttattgattcactacttcaaattatatacttaatattagatatgtccaacattttcaggttctgtgctcagatataaaccagttttaatcaattttattcCGAGTTTCATTcttgccactgtaaatttccgaaaatgttgttacgttgttttgcttttcaggtgacgatatatactataatattgtatttattgcATAAATAATATTGCCACAACTAAGAGGGTGAGTCTTTTCCCGTTGGTTCTAGACCAAAATGTGAAGATATTAACTCACATTCTTCGGTGTTGACGATGTTTCAAGAAATACTcagtttaacaaaaattataatatgccATTTGCCAATACCTACCTACTTTCTTAACTTATCGATCTTTCACTATAATCTCTATTCACTAAGTTTTTGTGAGAAAGTATTAGTATATCCATCTCTAAATAGTTTCGTATTGTTTATTCCATACCATTATGTAGACTTAATAACAATGTAACACAAagagtgataaaataaataaagtcgaGAAATCAAAAATGTAGGACGCTTTTCATTTATAGGcacaattaattttcaaaattaaatcataGAACAATTTAAGAATGTATGAGCGGTTTATGAAAaccgtatttttgtatgtatgtacttctaaTTGCAAAGGgagatattatattatttttttaaaaactcgCAAGCTAATTCAACTGAGATAATAtcataataaaacaattaacttTAAACGGTAATAATAATTTCGTTAAAAGTGATCCCTTTGAAAtcataattatacatatgaagatatatatttatgtgcaacAAAAAACTTTAAGAATAATTAATAAGTAAGTAATACACATATCCCTGATGTTTTGCTTCTTTGTTATTCATCTTATGTTACACAGAGTTtatcgtttttcttgtttttagctTTTCTCTTTTCGGAGATCTACTGATGTTTTAACATTTCTTAGTTTTACGAAGGTCGAGACGTCTTCACAAGTTTATGACATTAACTAatgcactttttttaattagcgGTTTATCTAATACATTTATCTATAAATATCgcaagcaaaaataatttattttggtcTTGTCTGGTAGTCAAAAAAaaacgtatatatatttttaacagttAATTGATGTGGGCAAAACCCCGGTTTTAAGATGAGTTTTTCGCTGAAATATCTGTCTGGTTGTTGGCTTAGTCGTATATCAGGCCCTATTTGGTTGCTTAGACAGTCGTAGCATCGTTGAGCAATGCATTCAGCTCACGAGTGTGTTGCACCTTAGATCCTGTAGCTGCCGAAGCACTGCATGGTCTTCCAATATAgctataataacaacaaataaaagttGGATAATTGCACAATCGTATTTTGTGCAAAGGTTAAACGGGATTAAGGGAATTGTAATGGGAGTGAAGGAAATAGTAATGGGGATTAAGGAAATGGTAATGAGGATACATAAGAATGGCAGAGaggaaaaaatacaattaatgtttagtttttaaattcatgtataaaatatataataataacattgATGGTTCAtagcttaatatttttatgtcgGCATGAGAATATTGAACAACTATTCGACATAATTAATTACCTTCTTAATTAGCAAGgcacttcgattttttttgcacagCTCTAGCTGTTCTTTGAAATGTTAGGTTCCCAAGTTAACAGTACTgaacaattattttcaatttaaatcttTCAATATAGGTAAACTGATATTTGGATAGAATTGTAccaaatccaattttcaataaCATAAATACTGCAATCAGTCTTGCGAACAAATGTGTTATCCAATTTTTACACTGCGACATAAATATATAGCTTGAACTTAATAAGGAACTATACTATGACAAGTagttaaaatttcaatgaaGTAATCAACTCCAAACATGCaaaagtttatattaataaatgaatgaataaagTAACCGATTTTATATAATTGGAATGACTCCGTCATTCGAGTTTAcgatttttaagtaaaattacaCCTAAGTACGTTACATAGTGATCCTTATTCTAAATGAACGATATGTTTGGATTTGTGAGTTAAATGGCACCCCAATTGTTAAtggtttatataatataatgactTCTTAATATAGagatctaaatatttttaataacttcacaattattaaatttatgtatatgtatattctgttAATAAATTTGTCTGTCTGTTTAAATGTCTTTCGACAAAGACATTCATAAAAACATCGAATTGCCGCAGCTCATGAccacatttcatatttttgaagtgAGCAAATTATTCCCTGCTCGGCAATATTATACATTATATTGGGTTATTTATCTGTTAAAACTtcgtgatatatgtatatttatacacaaatattgcaaaaaacacagataaagcaaaaaataaaaataaaaagagacaACAGACATACAATAGTATATCACTAACAGCAAACAAATTTTGGGGGACATTCATATAACAGAAACACAAAAGCGAAACATTTGGGATGTTAATGGTTGGTTACTTGAATGCAAGGAGtacatttgtattaaaaatatatgaagtgGTTATATCACATAATTACAACAATGACAATATAATATGTACACTCAAGATAATTACTAATCGACTTTTCTTTACATAAACTTTAAAGTAACACTTGGAAATTGAATAGACCATTTTCGccaaaattttatagaaactaatttttactaatttcgcAGTCAAAATCAAAGTCGAAAGGTAAAATAATATCACaagaaatgtgaaattatgtcataaaatatttttcttttaaaccgaaagtaataaattattttatgtaagtTTAGATAGGAGGCAAAAGATTGCGGCACATATACCCACATGATCTCAACATATGCAGATGTGCACATGTTGATAGGTATTGCGTCCTTTCCTCACCTAATTTTACGTCCAAAGTTGTATTTTGGCGAAATGTCTCGGATCCCAGCGGGCTTATTGAAATTGCCTTGCATGTCACGAACTTCACGCATATCGAAATAGTCGACTGGTTTCTGATCGCCTTCGGTGGCCGCAGCCTTTTCGTTGGCGAACACTCGACTCAACCACGGTTTCGATTTCGAATCGGAATCGGGAGCAGAAGAGTCGGCACTTTGCCTTGTTGTCTGGTTAGAAGAGCTGTAAcaataatatacacacacaaaggATGGAATTTGTTGCATTCGATTTTCGGTACCTCGATTATAAAATTATTCCCCTGCGTTTTGCAGTGATCATATTTAAGTCGCCAGTAAagtatttacacaattttatacaGATAAAGTTTTAGTAGAAAAATAAGAAGTATTAGGTAGGGGAAGTCAGTTCAAAGTAAGCActgggaaaaatatttatataaaatattacagaagcacatttttaatttatacataacaaaaaaacaaagaaattgtaACTGGAACAATTATTATATGTGTGAGGAACAGAAATTCAGGAAGCCACGAAaacattcaaattattttcgtcAAAAAGTGTGACATATTCAACTTTGTTCGAAATATCAATTTActaataatttatcttttaaacgtaaaaaatgatcatgaataaatatatatctatacagtattattttctacaattttatattgaaaaattattggcTTTTAACTgctttttctaagaaaaaacTTATATAACAGAACAATACCATAGCGAGAATTATGGGATAGATTAGAGCTATTTGTATGAATgtaattagaaaattttgtgCTGAAAATGTGTGAATTTGAATGTCATATGGACGATCGGTAGAGCTTTTCCaaagttataaatattgttaaaactaaaaaagaaaaatagattGTCACAGACAATACACATTACACAGACCTGTCCCATGattctataataaaaaattctgtaaataaTGATGGCTGTAATTGAAGATTTTCTGATATACAACAGTATTTTGGAAGTAAGGAAGAAAGGGAAAGAATgtgattttgtttttcacttttctttcgAAGTCTTATCACTTATTTGATTAGGCTCGGTCTCGAAAATCAAGTTATACAGTATACTGAACCATAAAATTTTTGCTCTTTATGTTGTTAGATATCTTGTCTACGACTTGTAGCATAAGAAACCACTAATTGTAAAGCAACAAGCTAAATAGGTTAAATCTCAAatgctttttattattacaattattaattATGAGGAGCTATTTTTAAACttgcaatatttatatacatagatatacatatgtataatctcTAGTGGACTTTCgctatttattttcatttaatattaagGATGTTATATtcgatattttgttttgaaattatagACAAAGTTTCGATTTAAGACGCCGATTTGTTCATTACAGAACCATTGTTAATTGAATCATGGTGGTGTTTTGTGATTCGATTCTGATGCcttaatttgtattttcaaattaattttcttttacatttaatttcagAACAGTTAAAATATATTCGTAAGCAAAAAGTGTATGCTTAatggttgaaaataaaaaatatgatattaagTTATAACAAAAACTCACCCAACATCCTTATCGTGGTTAAGCGCGGTTAAGAATCGTGGTTGCACGTATGTCCAAGCTCCTTGGTTTTTGTGCTCTTCTTGTACCCAGAATAAATCTGCATTCTTATATATATTACTTTGTTCTTTAACTAGATCGAATGGGAAGGgtgatatctaaaaaaaaacaacagaaaataaaaactcctgatatattctaaaataaaagaaaagtgtCTGATTCTCAACCTGCTCAACACGAACAATAGCGATTTCTTTTTCCAATTTCTTGTCCTCCCGTGCCTTCAACAAGTCATAGTAAACACGTCCAGTACAGAAAAGAACTTTTCTCACACTATCTCCGTTTTCTGCGGCAGGTCCTTCGTCAGGAATTACACGCCTGAATTCGCTATTTTCTGCCATTTCCCTAAAAGGGCTTCTCGCCAAGGGATGACGTAACAAAGATTTGGGAGTCATTACAATCAAAGGCTTGCGGAAAGGCATAGCGATCTGACGACGTAAAATGTGGAAATAATTTGCAGGTGTGGAACAATTCGCTACAATCATATTTATGTCATGCAATTGACGAATAGCAAATTCTTCAGATTCGGGTGGGAAATAATCAGGATCATCAGCACACAAGCTCAAGAAACGTTCTAGACGACCGGAAGAGTGTTCTGGTCCCATACCTTCCATGCCATGTGGCAAAAGACATACCAATCCAGATTGACGAACCCATTTGGCTTGACCACTTGCGATAAATTGATCAATAATACATTGAGCTGTATTACAAAAATCACCAAACTGAGCTTCCCACAACACCAAGGCATTGGGGTTTGTCATTGAATAACCATGTTCAAAACCCAAAACTGCAAATTCGGAGAGAGAACTATTTGAAACTGAATAGGGCGCTTGATCGGGATATAGGTGCTGCAGAGGATTATAGACAGCCTTGTCCACTAATTGATGATGTAAAACGTGATGCCGATGTGAGAATGTACCACGCTCCACATCCTGACCAGACAATCTCACGTGAATACCTTCTTTAAGTAAAGATCCAAAAGCCATTGCTTCCGCTAAGGCCCAGTCGGCAATATGTTCATCAACCATCGCTTTACGTGCAGCCAGTACACGAAGTAAACCcctataattataataaaaatatttgtttataatatgtttacaaaagagtataatatgtacatttaaaatcaaaagtaCATACTTGTGGATGACAAATTCAGCAGCATTTGGTGGTGGCAAAGAAAACCGATTACCAATATGAATAAGTGTTTCCTCCTTAACGCCAGTTGGCGATACTTTTAAGGGATCTTTACCTTCGAAGAAACCAGACCACGGTGAATCGAGCCAATCTTTATACtgtgcaataattttttattaaaaacaaactaatttttaaatattattatgattttgtttTACCTTGATGTGAGTTTCTTGTTTTGCTAGTTCCAAAGACTCTTCACAAATTTTATCGTACTTCTCTGCAACGGCTTTCACTTCTTCAGGAGTAACAGTTCCTTCAGCAATGAGTTTGTTCGCATataattctaaacaagttttgtGATTTCTAATCTTCTGGTACATCAGAGGTTGCGTGAACATAGGCTCATCCACCTCATTGTGACCATTGCGACGGTAACTGACCAAATCGATAACGACATCCTTATGGAAAGTAGCACGCCATTCAGCAGCCACCCTACTAACATGCACAACAGCTTCTGGGTCATCGGCATTCACATGGAAAATTGGTGCATTAACAACGCGTGCAACGTCTGTGCAGTAAGGTGAGGAGCGTGAAAAACGGGGATCAGTTGTAAAGCCGATTTGATTATTTACTACAACATGGATGGTGCCATGTGTGGTGTAATCGGGCAGATCCGACAAGTGCATTGTTTCATAAACAACTCCTTGACCACAGAATGCTGCATCTCCGTGCAGGAGTATAGACATAACCTTCTTTCCTTCTTGATCACCACGGTAAAATTGTTCAGCACGTGTCTTACCCTGAACCACAGGGCATGATGCTTCCAAGTGAGAAGGATTAGCTACAACGGCAagtcttatatttttatttgtgacgCGATTTAAACGCTCTATATAGGTTCCCAAATGATATTTAACATCGCCAGAGCCctataataattttcttatcaATTAcatcaatttatatatttttatcgttacTTACGTCGTCGGCTGCCTCCAAACCAGCAAACTGGGTAAATATTTGGGGTAAAGGTTTACGACATACGTTAGCCAAGACATTAAGGCGTCCACGATGTGGCATACCCATAATTACTGATTCGACACCCAGCTCCGTGGAAACATCAATCACCTCTTTCATGGCCGGTATAAGCATCTCTCCACCCTCCAGACCGAAACGTTTTTCAGAAGAATATTTCTTGGCCAAAAAAGCCTCAAatctatatttaataataatttacttgtatatgtacatatatccagcgcgtcacaaacaaaataacattgcatatatgtaagtaatactCACCCTGTAGCACGAGTTAATCGAGCTAGAATAAGACGTTTCTGTTCtggtgaaaaattcataactccAGGTGTTTCAAAACGTTTTCTAATCCAATTGCACTGTTCCAAAGAGTTAATGAACATGTATTCTACACCCACTTTATTGCAATATACATTTTCCAAACGGTTAAGAATCTCACTAAATAATTGGAAAGAAATTTGTTTGACTTTCGAAATGAGATAAGGATACAGAAATTCTTACCGCAAAGGCAATGTAGTTTCATCTCCACCTATGAACGTAGTACTGGGAAGTTTGAAAGGCCGATCCATGTCTTGCTCGCCTACGATTTAATCGACGATTACGTCactcatttatttttcaaatacaaattttctacACTAACACATcaaacatttacatattattgGTGGCTTTGAAATCCGGAGATCATTTTTCACATCACATGCTCTATAGCAACATTTAGTTCAGGAAGAAATAATTGGGATGTTTGAAGGTGCAAATCTTTGTATGTAAGACAAAATTCACGACCTGCCGAACAATACTCTTACTCCAAATGAATAAGTGCAAGTTATTCAATGAGTGTGTATATTTAGCATTTTAAGGCAGTATGATGGCTTataaaatacttcaaaaactACGAtgttttaattacaataactGCGACCCATTAAAATAGATGAGTTAGTAACTAGTGTGTCATGAATATATAGCTAGAAAATTATACTTCTCATATCTATATCATACtaatatactaatttttttggcCCCAAATTAAGTCAAATGTTACCGACATACACAagcattaataaaaatatacacaatatacatacatacatacatatgtatgtatatgcatgaagTTATACACAAGCAATAATACTTAATAAAACAAACTACTATACATATacgcacacacaaatatttttaaataagataCTAATTGTGATATTAAATGACCTCAAATTCATATGGATTCGTATTCGTTTTgagcttaatatttattttttgtttcttaggCGTATCTTACTTACCGAAACTGAAATTCGCGTATATTGCTTTTGTTGAGCAGTTGTCGGGCAATTCTGCGATATTAATTTCTAGAGGATCGAGGTGAGCAATATTATGTCCTCGAATCTATTTGAAAGGTTGAAAAGTGTGTGGGGGTTTCATTGACGAAGAaacacattgaaaaaaaatttgtagccatttttacatattttaatttagataaaaaaatgtacatatgtggtagATGACAGAGAGATATTACAAATAATCACATAGAAGATattatgtatacaaaattataaaatctcaAGATAGCGTTATCGAAACTAAatccaatttaaaaataatcgaactcttttaatataaaacaagttaaaaataaaactaattttaaataatcttaAAAGGTGGatgataataatatatattaggCACATAAGCAACATGACTTTGAACTGGTGCGAATGAAATTATGTGATGTGATATGTAGCATGATACAATGGCCATAGATTAAATTATAGgtttaatatttacaaatatatgtacatatacatacatactagatTAACTACTGCTGCGTGTACaagaattatatatgtatatctctgtTCGGCTGAAAAccgattaaataaaaatgcaaaaccaATGTTCGCAAAGTATTAATACAATAAACTAACACTTCATTGAAGTAAAATTTTCTAAGTAGAAAAAACTGCCTCTCTACTTTGCTTATGCAATTATTTGCGAAAAATctagaatttaaataaaaagcgtTTAGTTCGATAAAAATATGTCAGACAGGTCGGTTGTCAATACTAATTTGGGAAGAAagatctgaaaaaaaattaactccgAATTTCAATCCGGCGACATTGAATCGTTGATgcgttaaatataattaatatctctcttcaatttcattattatctaaatctttttcaatttcatgattaaacataaagaaattaaatcagTTTAAGCAATTACCA from Bactrocera tryoni isolate S06 chromosome 5, CSIRO_BtryS06_freeze2, whole genome shotgun sequence includes these protein-coding regions:
- the LOC120777165 gene encoding 2-oxoglutarate dehydrogenase, mitochondrial isoform X3 — protein: MHRAHTAFNLVLSPIAQRNFATWLLKDGNSKVWKNSTILATIRAYSSAPAEQFASGTSATYVEEMYNSWLRDPTSVHTSWDAYFRSNSYNAPPDFQPVQRNLVPLSSGVSALSSGGAIDSKTIEDHLAVQAIIRSYQSRGHLAADLDPLGILRQDTTVSKDGQTRRANEAVLRQHSSFFVGEQDMDRPFKLPSTTFIGGDETTLPLREILNRLENVYCNKVGVEYMFINSLEQCNWIRKRFETPGVMNFSPEQKRLILARLTRATGFEAFLAKKYSSEKRFGLEGGEMLIPAMKEVIDVSTELGVESVIMGMPHRGRLNVLANVCRKPLPQIFTQFAGLEAADDGSGDVKYHLGTYIERLNRVTNKNIRLAVVANPSHLEASCPVVQGKTRAEQFYRGDQEGKKVMSILLHGDAAFCGQGVVYETMHLSDLPDYTTHGTIHVVVNNQIGFTTDPRFSRSSPYCTDVARVVNAPIFHVNADDPEAVVHVSRVAAEWRATFHKDVVIDLVSYRRNGHNEVDEPMFTQPLMYQKIRNHKTCLELYANKLIAEGTVTPEEVKAVAEKYDKICEESLELAKQETHIKYKDWLDSPWSGFFEGKDPLKVSPTGVKEETLIHIGNRFSLPPPNAAEFVIHKGLLRVLAARKAMVDEHIADWALAEAMAFGSLLKEGIHVRLSGQDVERGTFSHRHHVLHHQLVDKAVYNPLQHLYPDQAPYSVSNSSLSEFAVLGFEHGYSMTNPNALVLWEAQFGDFCNTAQCIIDQFIASGQAKWVRQSGLVCLLPHGMEGMGPEHSSGRLERFLSLCADDPDYFPPESEEFAIRQLHDINMIVANCSTPANYFHILRRQIAMPFRKPLIVMTPKSLLRHPLARSPFREMAENSEFRRVIPDEGPAAENGDSVRKVLFCTGRVYYDLLKAREDKKLEKEIAIVRVEQISPFPFDLVKEQSNIYKNADLFWVQEEHKNQGAWTYVQPRFLTALNHDKDVGYIGRPCSASAATGSKVQHTRELNALLNDATTV
- the LOC120777165 gene encoding 2-oxoglutarate dehydrogenase-like, mitochondrial isoform X1 codes for the protein MHRAHTAFNLVLSPIAQRNFATWLLKDGNSKVWKNSTILATIRAYSSAPAEQFASGTSATYVEEMYNSWLRDPTSVHTSWDAYFRSNSYNAPPDFQPVQRNLVPLSSGVSALSSGGAIDSKTIEDHLAVQAIIRSYQSRGHLAADLDPLGILRQDTTVSKDGQTRRANEAVLRQHSSFFVGEQDMDRPFKLPSTTFIGGDETTLPLREILNRLENVYCNKVGVEYMFINSLEQCNWIRKRFETPGVMNFSPEQKRLILARLTRATGFEAFLAKKYSSEKRFGLEGGEMLIPAMKEVIDVSTELGVESVIMGMPHRGRLNVLANVCRKPLPQIFTQFAGLEAADDGSGDVKYHLGTYIERLNRVTNKNIRLAVVANPSHLEASCPVVQGKTRAEQFYRGDQEGKKVMSILLHGDAAFCGQGVVYETMHLSDLPDYTTHGTIHVVVNNQIGFTTDPRFSRSSPYCTDVARVVNAPIFHVNADDPEAVVHVSRVAAEWRATFHKDVVIDLVSYRRNGHNEVDEPMFTQPLMYQKIRNHKTCLELYANKLIAEGTVTPEEVKAVAEKYDKICEESLELAKQETHIKYKDWLDSPWSGFFEGKDPLKVSPTGVKEETLIHIGNRFSLPPPNAAEFVIHKGLLRVLAARKAMVDEHIADWALAEAMAFGSLLKEGIHVRLSGQDVERGTFSHRHHVLHHQLVDKAVYNPLQHLYPDQAPYSVSNSSLSEFAVLGFEHGYSMTNPNALVLWEAQFGDFCNTAQCIIDQFIASGQAKWVRQSGLVCLLPHGMEGMGPEHSSGRLERFLSLCADDPDYFPPESEEFAIRQLHDINMIVANCSTPANYFHILRRQIAMPFRKPLIVMTPKSLLRHPLARSPFREMAENSEFRRVIPDEGPAAENGDSVRKVLFCTGRVYYDLLKAREDKKLEKEIAIVRVEQISPFPFDLVKEQSNIYKNADLFWVQEEHKNQGAWTYVQPRFLTALNHDKDVGSSNQTTRQSADSSAPDSDSKSKPWLSRVFANEKAAATEGDQKPVDYFDMREVRDMQGNFNKPAGIRDISPKYNFGRKISYIGRPCSASAATGSKVQHTRELNALLNDATTV